The Pyrococcus kukulkanii genome contains a region encoding:
- a CDS encoding ABC transporter substrate-binding protein has protein sequence MKKVHLGMLLLLLLFVSIGSGCIGGQQTVTVTQTQTQVQTQTQTKTETKIQEKIFIRFAGWSAGETEMKNYEKIISEFEEKYPNIKVKYEVIPQMFHENILASFGAGVAPDVFYVDSSWAPIFIEKGALHPISEFASKDFINQFYPFLLKPFEKNGKLYGLPKDWSMLALFYNKKLFEKAGLTKPPETWDELLEYAKIITEKTGVPGLAIYLGGFNRYVPVAVSNGAPRPWFEKPEDASWFDNPIVKETLKWYIDLYRIGHVQMVKEGKKPYVVQPSDVGAGWLGDAFGQQKVAMVISGNWMIPFLADQFPNFKYGEDWDIAPLPAGKAGRVTMAYTVILGINSKSKHVKEAWEFVKFVVGPEGQKELVVKAGHTLPSIKGFENDPDLWPQHKKTLSFIPMYNDLIVFLWGPKSGILENKFSDAMASAMRGEITVDEAIEIMKQVVKEELGG, from the coding sequence ATGAAAAAAGTGCATCTTGGTATGCTTCTCCTATTGTTGCTTTTTGTTAGCATTGGAAGTGGATGCATTGGAGGACAACAAACTGTTACAGTTACACAGACTCAAACCCAAGTACAAACTCAGACACAGACAAAAACAGAGACAAAAATACAAGAAAAGATTTTTATTAGATTCGCTGGTTGGAGCGCTGGAGAAACGGAAATGAAAAATTACGAGAAGATAATAAGCGAGTTTGAGGAGAAGTATCCCAATATTAAAGTTAAATATGAAGTAATACCCCAGATGTTCCATGAGAACATTCTTGCATCCTTTGGTGCTGGAGTTGCTCCTGATGTATTCTATGTAGACAGTTCTTGGGCCCCAATATTTATTGAAAAAGGAGCATTACATCCAATATCTGAATTTGCAAGCAAAGACTTCATAAACCAGTTTTATCCATTCCTCCTCAAGCCCTTCGAAAAAAATGGTAAGTTATATGGACTACCAAAAGATTGGAGCATGTTAGCATTATTCTACAATAAGAAACTTTTTGAAAAAGCAGGACTTACAAAGCCTCCAGAAACTTGGGATGAATTGCTTGAATATGCAAAGATCATTACTGAAAAGACAGGGGTACCTGGACTAGCAATATACCTTGGAGGATTTAATAGGTATGTTCCGGTAGCCGTTAGCAACGGTGCGCCTAGACCTTGGTTTGAAAAACCCGAGGATGCATCATGGTTTGATAACCCAATAGTCAAAGAGACTTTAAAGTGGTACATTGACCTCTATAGAATTGGTCATGTACAGATGGTAAAAGAAGGAAAGAAACCATATGTTGTACAACCAAGTGACGTCGGGGCCGGATGGCTAGGAGATGCATTTGGTCAGCAAAAAGTAGCTATGGTAATAAGCGGAAATTGGATGATTCCATTCTTAGCTGACCAGTTCCCCAACTTTAAATACGGTGAAGACTGGGACATAGCACCACTTCCAGCCGGTAAAGCAGGAAGAGTCACCATGGCTTATACAGTGATCTTAGGTATAAACTCAAAGAGTAAGCACGTAAAGGAAGCTTGGGAATTTGTAAAATTCGTTGTTGGACCTGAAGGGCAGAAAGAACTTGTAGTTAAGGCAGGTCATACTCTTCCAAGTATAAAGGGATTTGAAAATGACCCAGACCTATGGCCACAACACAAGAAGACACTCTCATTTATTCCGATGTACAATGACTTGATAGTATTCCTATGGGGTCCAAAGTCTGGAATTTTAGAGAATAAGTTTAGTGACGCCATGGCATCGGCAATGAGAGGAGAGATTACTGTAGATGAAGCCATTGAAATAATGAAACAAGTCGTGAAGGAGGAACTTGGGGGATGA
- a CDS encoding carbohydrate ABC transporter permease — MNIKKISWLTITYLVLVAFALVYLMPFIRSLVASFMTWEQASKYPPEWIPNPFTLDNYRKLFRLELFPRWILNTSLYAGIIVAGNVIFSSMAGYAFARLRFPGRDALFSALLSLLMIPMFVTLVPNYIIIYKLGLIDNILGLSLLGLTNVSSIFLMRQYFLSISNEIFEAARLDGCGPIKSFFYIALPLAKPALGAIAVYQFLGSWNAFIGPLIFLRSPENFTLPVGLTFAFHRSMWTEYTPIIAGSLVASAPTIILFIVLNKYLIRGIVVTGGKG, encoded by the coding sequence ATGAATATAAAGAAGATATCTTGGTTGACCATAACCTACTTAGTCTTAGTGGCATTTGCATTAGTGTACTTAATGCCCTTCATAAGATCATTGGTAGCTTCGTTTATGACATGGGAGCAAGCTTCCAAGTACCCTCCAGAATGGATTCCAAACCCCTTTACCTTAGATAATTACAGAAAGCTCTTCAGATTGGAGCTTTTCCCTAGGTGGATATTAAACACCTCTCTATATGCAGGAATTATAGTGGCTGGAAATGTGATTTTTTCGAGTATGGCTGGATACGCATTTGCAAGACTGAGATTTCCTGGAAGAGATGCTTTGTTTTCAGCGCTTCTCTCCCTATTAATGATTCCTATGTTTGTAACACTTGTTCCAAATTATATCATCATTTACAAGCTTGGACTGATAGACAACATCCTCGGACTTTCATTACTTGGTCTTACTAATGTTTCAAGCATATTCCTAATGAGGCAGTATTTCCTCTCGATCTCCAATGAAATATTTGAGGCAGCTAGGCTAGATGGGTGTGGGCCAATAAAGTCATTTTTCTACATAGCTCTCCCACTAGCTAAGCCAGCTCTAGGAGCAATAGCTGTCTACCAATTCTTGGGTTCTTGGAACGCATTCATAGGCCCATTGATATTCTTAAGAAGTCCTGAAAACTTCACTTTGCCAGTCGGATTAACTTTTGCATTCCATAGATCAATGTGGACTGAGTATACTCCTATAATCGCTGGATCACTCGTTGCTTCTGCCCCAACAATAATCCTGTTTATCGTCCTTAACAAGTATTTAATTAGAGGAATCGTAGTTACGGGAGGGAAGGGATAA
- the wecB gene encoding non-hydrolyzing UDP-N-acetylglucosamine 2-epimerase, whose amino-acid sequence MRPAIIFGTRPEIIKLSPVIRAFLNKGIQPMLIHTGQHYDYEMSQVFLEELELPEIDYHLEVGSGTQAEQTGFAMIKIEKVLINEKPDVSIVQGDTNTVLAGALASVKLLIPVAHVEAGLRSHDRTMPEEINRILADHASEVLFAPTLEAKENLEREGIRRNVYVVGNTIVDAVLQNSEIAEKKSKILSELNLSPKEYILVTAHRKENVDNRDRLTKLVDILTSLPLTTVYPVHPRAEKKLKEFGLWKRLEKAEHIILTKPLGYLDFLKLEKNAKIIMTDSGGIQEEAIILGIPCLTLRYNTERPETVKAGGNILVGVEKELALMYVRKLLEDEKFYQKMASARNPFGDGKAGERIVNILLALWEEGKLKVPSSNFIS is encoded by the coding sequence TTGAGGCCAGCGATAATATTTGGAACTCGGCCTGAGATAATCAAGCTTTCTCCAGTGATAAGAGCTTTTTTAAATAAGGGAATTCAGCCTATGTTAATTCATACTGGTCAGCATTATGATTACGAGATGAGTCAGGTGTTCTTAGAGGAATTGGAACTCCCAGAAATAGACTATCACTTGGAGGTTGGATCTGGCACTCAGGCTGAACAGACGGGATTCGCCATGATAAAAATAGAGAAAGTTCTTATTAACGAGAAACCTGACGTTAGCATAGTTCAGGGAGACACAAATACCGTGCTTGCGGGGGCATTAGCGAGTGTTAAGTTGCTAATTCCCGTAGCCCATGTAGAAGCGGGGTTGAGGAGTCACGATAGAACAATGCCTGAGGAGATAAACAGGATACTAGCTGATCATGCCAGCGAGGTTCTTTTTGCCCCTACCCTTGAGGCTAAAGAAAACTTAGAGCGTGAAGGTATAAGAAGGAATGTTTACGTTGTTGGTAATACCATCGTTGATGCGGTGCTTCAAAATTCTGAAATAGCTGAGAAGAAAAGCAAGATTTTGTCAGAGCTAAACTTATCTCCAAAGGAATATATATTAGTTACAGCCCATCGAAAGGAAAACGTCGATAATAGAGACAGACTTACAAAATTAGTTGACATATTAACATCTCTTCCGTTGACTACAGTATATCCCGTTCATCCAAGGGCTGAAAAAAAGTTGAAGGAATTTGGGCTATGGAAAAGACTTGAGAAAGCTGAGCATATAATATTGACAAAACCCTTGGGATACCTTGACTTTTTAAAGTTAGAAAAAAACGCTAAGATAATAATGACTGATTCTGGGGGAATACAGGAGGAGGCGATAATCCTCGGGATCCCATGCTTAACCCTTAGATATAATACAGAAAGGCCGGAAACAGTGAAAGCCGGAGGGAATATATTGGTCGGGGTTGAAAAGGAGTTAGCTCTAATGTACGTTAGAAAGTTACTTGAAGATGAGAAGTTCTATCAAAAAATGGCTTCAGCAAGAAATCCATTTGGCGATGGAAAAGCAGGCGAGAGAATAGTTAATATTCTACTCGCTCTATGGGAAGAAGGTAAGCTAAAAGTCCCCTCTTCAAACTTTATTTCTTAA
- a CDS encoding HAD-IA family hydrolase, whose translation MIGIVWDFDGVLVFTPHEKAWKMATEMYGGYLTHDFFVRYVSGKPRYEGARNILERLGIYEKVGAYTVEEKEKVLREFAELKNRIVNEMFDRGEYEVNWEAIEFLLEAKRKGVKNALASASKNATKLARKIKVGSRTLLDLFDINVSGKAPSKKEVFKLAIKELQKKFSVKKVLVIEDAPAGIEAAKELGAITLGYERDWKLNADITFSSFSDLSLKDILGVIEDEVRS comes from the coding sequence ATGATTGGAATTGTTTGGGACTTTGATGGTGTTTTAGTTTTCACACCTCATGAGAAAGCTTGGAAAATGGCAACGGAAATGTACGGTGGTTATTTGACCCATGATTTTTTTGTGAGATATGTTTCAGGGAAACCTAGATATGAAGGAGCTAGAAATATTCTGGAAAGATTAGGGATCTATGAAAAAGTTGGAGCTTATACAGTAGAGGAAAAGGAAAAGGTACTCAGAGAATTTGCAGAACTAAAGAACAGAATTGTTAATGAAATGTTTGATCGTGGTGAATATGAGGTTAATTGGGAGGCTATTGAGTTTTTACTAGAGGCTAAAAGAAAAGGAGTAAAAAATGCTCTGGCTTCTGCCTCTAAAAATGCCACTAAATTAGCTAGAAAAATTAAGGTGGGTAGTAGAACATTATTGGATCTTTTTGACATTAATGTTAGTGGAAAAGCCCCAAGTAAAAAAGAAGTCTTTAAACTAGCAATAAAAGAGTTACAGAAAAAATTTTCAGTCAAAAAGGTGCTAGTAATAGAAGATGCACCTGCTGGTATAGAAGCGGCGAAGGAGCTTGGCGCTATAACGCTAGGGTATGAAAGGGACTGGAAGTTAAATGCTGATATAACGTTCTCTTCATTTTCTGATTTATCTTTGAAGGATATCCTTGGGGTGATAGAGGATGAAGTTCGTAGTTGA
- a CDS encoding DUF354 domain-containing protein, protein MKVWIDITNSPHAHFFKGVIRELEKRGFEVLVTTREFDGLTNVLDMLNIDYISVGKHGGATLEGKLLASTERVYKLSKLIIEEKPDIALYKNNPEAPRIAFGLKIPSIGFVDNETAVPQNKLMFPFTTRLIYPKVIDAYELLKCGADPNALRGIEGIAEIANVYGFTPNKNVLKELGLKEYSYIVMRPEPIKANYFNGDKERSILEDIIPLLPDMPIVLFPRTEEQRRIFEKFENVMIPENVIDTLTLLFYAKLMIGAGGTMNREALALGTPAISTYPGRLLAVTKWLIELGVKFHSTNPVEVATKAWEIIRKNSIYRKHIRMVMSSMENPVDVIVEEVERLSYSSDLRSYESLYKRSYEEKEYSHEQKL, encoded by the coding sequence ATGAAGGTATGGATAGATATAACAAATTCACCTCATGCTCATTTCTTCAAAGGTGTGATCAGGGAGCTTGAAAAGAGGGGGTTCGAAGTCCTCGTAACTACGCGTGAATTCGACGGGTTAACGAATGTCCTTGACATGTTAAATATAGACTATATTTCCGTAGGAAAGCACGGAGGGGCAACGTTAGAGGGGAAGTTATTAGCAAGTACGGAGAGGGTGTATAAGCTCTCTAAGCTTATCATTGAGGAGAAGCCTGACATTGCATTATATAAGAACAACCCAGAAGCTCCAAGGATAGCTTTTGGATTAAAAATACCATCAATAGGGTTTGTAGACAATGAAACCGCTGTACCCCAGAACAAGTTAATGTTTCCCTTCACCACCAGGCTAATATATCCAAAGGTCATAGATGCCTATGAACTATTGAAATGCGGGGCAGATCCTAACGCTCTAAGAGGAATTGAGGGGATAGCCGAAATAGCGAACGTTTACGGATTCACGCCGAATAAAAATGTTCTGAAAGAGTTAGGGCTCAAAGAATACTCATATATTGTCATGCGGCCAGAACCAATAAAGGCTAATTACTTTAACGGAGATAAAGAGAGGAGCATACTTGAGGATATAATACCCCTACTCCCCGATATGCCCATAGTCCTGTTCCCCAGAACTGAGGAACAGAGGAGAATATTCGAAAAGTTCGAAAATGTAATGATCCCTGAAAATGTCATTGACACGCTAACCCTCCTATTCTATGCAAAGTTAATGATCGGAGCTGGTGGAACTATGAATAGAGAAGCTCTCGCCTTAGGAACTCCAGCAATTTCCACATATCCAGGAAGACTACTGGCGGTTACCAAGTGGCTTATAGAGCTCGGAGTCAAATTCCACTCCACAAATCCAGTAGAAGTTGCAACGAAGGCTTGGGAGATTATAAGGAAAAATAGCATATATAGAAAGCATATTAGAATGGTCATGAGTTCGATGGAAAATCCAGTCGATGTAATAGTTGAAGAAGTAGAAAGACTATCCTATTCCAGCGATCTTAGGAGTTATGAAAGCCTCTACAAGCGCAGCTACGAAGAGAAGGAGTATAGCCATGAACAGAAGCTTTAA
- a CDS encoding TrmB family transcriptional regulator, with translation MFSTATIIEKLQELGLTKREAEVYLAIWSKNGATVKDLLDTLDIHQPQLYNIIQSLIRKGFIKASAGRPRVYTATDISAIIDVQKMKLDSLKTFLLEELTQLRSNVGEEPYISIIRGLEGITASIIEVINSSEVEIRAEVPYQVFKSIEPYLLNALRQEVNVYLLVYPEKISGVGEFRKFKENVKIRTSNLGNFLLVIGDLSTAVYSKRRFFSPNKVPPLPTEVYGYEIHEKDLLLRLLNIHNILWRKSKEIIGWEPGSNVYPKTFLEFSLVLDELESLLRLGKQPVVEVEGIDVKERTPVRIEGVVRRVNRSEVISNFIIESENGLYTVGGFDAEIEDIEAQKVVIKEAR, from the coding sequence ATGTTTTCAACAGCAACGATCATCGAAAAACTTCAGGAACTTGGATTAACAAAGAGAGAAGCAGAAGTATATCTGGCAATATGGAGTAAGAATGGAGCTACAGTAAAGGATCTTTTGGACACATTAGACATTCACCAGCCCCAACTTTACAATATAATCCAGAGTCTAATTCGAAAAGGCTTCATAAAGGCCTCTGCTGGAAGACCAAGGGTTTATACTGCTACCGATATTAGTGCGATAATAGACGTTCAAAAGATGAAACTTGATTCCCTTAAAACTTTCCTTCTAGAGGAGTTAACTCAACTTAGGAGCAATGTTGGAGAAGAGCCTTATATATCTATAATTAGGGGGTTAGAAGGGATAACCGCAAGTATAATTGAGGTTATAAATTCAAGTGAAGTTGAAATAAGGGCCGAAGTTCCTTATCAGGTGTTTAAGAGTATAGAACCTTATCTTCTCAACGCTTTAAGGCAAGAAGTAAATGTTTATCTATTAGTATATCCTGAAAAGATAAGTGGAGTTGGCGAGTTTAGAAAGTTTAAGGAAAATGTAAAGATTAGAACATCGAATTTAGGTAACTTCCTTTTAGTGATAGGGGATCTCTCAACAGCAGTATATTCAAAGAGAAGATTCTTTAGTCCAAACAAAGTACCACCACTCCCCACGGAAGTTTATGGGTATGAAATTCACGAAAAAGATCTCCTCCTTAGACTCCTGAATATCCATAATATCCTATGGAGAAAGTCAAAAGAGATTATAGGTTGGGAACCTGGAAGTAATGTGTATCCGAAAACATTTCTTGAATTCTCTTTAGTTTTAGATGAGTTGGAGTCTTTGTTGAGATTAGGGAAGCAGCCCGTTGTTGAGGTCGAAGGGATAGATGTGAAAGAAAGAACTCCAGTTAGGATTGAGGGAGTTGTTAGAAGGGTCAACAGATCTGAAGTCATTAGTAACTTTATAATTGAAAGTGAGAACGGTTTGTACACTGTGGGAGGTTTTGATGCTGAGATAGAGGATATTGAGGCCCAGAAGGTTGTGATAAAAGAGGCAAGGTGA
- a CDS encoding ABC transporter ATP-binding protein — protein MARVLLRNVTKVFGKVVAVDNLTLEVKDGEFMVLLGPSGCGKSTTLRMIAGLETPSKGEIWIGDTLVNDIDPTKRNVAMVFQSYALYPHMTVFGNIEFPLKMMRVPKSERKRKVIEIAKFLGIDDLLNRKPHQLSGGQQQRVALARALVREPEVFLLDEPLSNLDAKIRTQMRFELKKLLSHELGITTIYVTHDQVEAMTMADRIAVMNKGRLQQVGTPEEIFYKPKNTFVATFVGSPQMNIIKGEVISKNNRKFFVTSFFEIPVPEDTPEGEILIGFRPQHVIVSTAPMKGFIEGKIIGIEKLGVENYVHVDYGEFEIIIKAPENIAIKERIYWKPESEKMYFFNPKTKTAIY, from the coding sequence ATGGCTAGAGTTCTTCTAAGGAATGTTACAAAAGTTTTTGGAAAAGTAGTTGCGGTTGATAATTTAACCTTAGAAGTTAAAGATGGCGAGTTCATGGTTCTTTTAGGGCCTTCAGGATGCGGTAAATCTACTACACTCAGAATGATAGCAGGGTTAGAAACTCCAAGCAAAGGAGAGATATGGATAGGCGATACGCTTGTTAATGACATAGACCCAACAAAAAGGAATGTTGCTATGGTTTTTCAATCTTATGCATTATATCCCCATATGACGGTTTTTGGGAATATAGAGTTTCCTCTGAAGATGATGAGAGTACCAAAATCTGAGAGGAAAAGAAAAGTAATAGAAATTGCAAAATTCTTGGGAATAGATGATCTACTTAATAGGAAACCCCACCAACTGAGTGGAGGTCAGCAACAGAGAGTTGCCCTAGCTAGAGCTCTCGTTAGAGAGCCTGAAGTTTTCTTACTAGATGAGCCACTTAGTAACCTTGATGCAAAAATACGAACCCAGATGAGATTTGAGCTAAAGAAATTACTAAGTCACGAACTTGGAATAACAACAATATATGTCACTCATGACCAAGTTGAAGCAATGACAATGGCCGACAGGATAGCTGTGATGAATAAAGGCAGACTTCAACAAGTTGGAACTCCAGAAGAGATATTCTATAAACCAAAGAATACTTTCGTAGCAACATTTGTCGGAAGTCCTCAGATGAACATTATTAAGGGGGAAGTTATAAGCAAAAATAATAGAAAGTTCTTTGTAACTTCCTTCTTTGAGATTCCTGTCCCGGAAGATACACCAGAGGGAGAGATACTAATAGGATTTAGGCCTCAGCATGTTATAGTATCAACAGCTCCCATGAAAGGATTCATTGAAGGAAAAATAATTGGAATAGAGAAGCTAGGAGTTGAGAATTACGTTCATGTAGACTATGGAGAATTTGAGATAATAATAAAAGCCCCTGAAAACATAGCCATAAAAGAAAGGATCTACTGGAAGCCAGAAAGTGAGAAAATGTACTTTTTTAATCCCAAGACAAAAACAGCAATTTATTAG
- a CDS encoding UDP-N-acetyl-D-mannosamine dehydrogenase: MKIGVIGLGYIGLPTAIMFASSGHQVVGLEIREDVVRKINSGKAHIIEPEINERLKAVIAEERFYATTRPEDLRGVNAFIVCVQTPLVDDKPDLSYVENAIRTIAEVMDRGALVVIESTVPPGTTVKMARLLETLSGMREGIDFYVAHAPERVMPGRIFRELVYNSRIIGGVSHKSAILAERLYRSFVKGEIYITDATTAEMVKLMENTFRDVNIALANEFAYLAQQYGVNVFEAIKLANTHPRVNIHVPGIGVGGHCLPKDPYLLLSNAKKEFGLIRLARRINEGMPKIALALLFEVFEQLNIDLATSIVTILGLAYKRDTDDTRNSPALKLRELLEGKVLEVRTYDPYIRGTHNSLEDAVKGSDAIIIATDHREFKNLDWDKIGKLMRTKVLIDGRGIIDRPPRGFLFKGIGRGDV; the protein is encoded by the coding sequence ATGAAAATTGGAGTTATAGGGCTCGGTTATATAGGTCTCCCCACGGCTATCATGTTTGCATCCTCTGGTCATCAGGTTGTTGGGCTTGAAATAAGGGAGGATGTTGTTAGAAAGATAAACTCTGGAAAAGCCCATATAATAGAGCCGGAAATAAATGAAAGACTTAAAGCTGTCATAGCTGAGGAAAGATTCTACGCAACAACTAGGCCAGAAGATCTGAGAGGAGTAAACGCGTTTATAGTCTGTGTTCAAACACCCCTAGTGGATGATAAACCTGATCTAAGTTACGTAGAGAATGCAATCAGGACGATTGCAGAAGTTATGGACAGAGGGGCCTTAGTAGTCATCGAGAGCACGGTACCCCCAGGAACAACCGTTAAGATGGCAAGGTTGCTTGAAACGTTAAGTGGGATGAGAGAAGGTATCGACTTTTATGTTGCTCATGCTCCAGAGCGCGTAATGCCTGGAAGGATATTCCGGGAGCTAGTGTACAACTCAAGGATAATTGGGGGAGTTAGTCATAAGAGTGCAATCTTGGCTGAAAGGCTATACAGATCGTTTGTTAAAGGGGAGATTTATATAACAGACGCAACTACAGCCGAAATGGTCAAGCTTATGGAGAACACATTTAGGGACGTTAACATAGCCTTGGCTAATGAATTTGCATACTTAGCGCAACAATATGGGGTTAACGTCTTTGAGGCGATAAAGTTGGCAAATACACACCCCAGGGTTAACATTCACGTTCCTGGAATTGGAGTTGGGGGGCACTGTTTACCTAAAGATCCGTATCTATTGTTATCAAATGCAAAAAAAGAGTTTGGTTTAATAAGGCTTGCCAGAAGAATAAATGAGGGAATGCCCAAAATAGCGTTGGCATTGTTGTTTGAAGTTTTTGAACAATTAAACATCGATCTAGCAACATCAATTGTTACCATCCTTGGGCTGGCCTATAAGCGGGATACAGATGACACTAGGAATTCCCCAGCTCTAAAATTAAGGGAACTTTTAGAAGGAAAAGTGTTGGAAGTTAGAACTTATGATCCTTATATTAGAGGAACCCATAATAGCTTAGAAGATGCCGTAAAAGGGTCTGATGCGATAATAATAGCAACAGACCATAGAGAATTTAAGAATCTTGATTGGGACAAGATAGGAAAACTAATGAGAACTAAAGTCTTGATTGACGGGAGGGGTATCATAGACCGGCCTCCAAGGGGATTTTTGTTTAAAGGAATAGGGAGGGGTGATGTTTGA
- a CDS encoding carbohydrate ABC transporter permease, whose product MHFSFSSIYEKTKTKELIAGLALVSVAVLLNMVFGYFAMAFAFYLSFFKWDYIGSMKFVGLSNYKIVFEDIIRGIHGAPYLLSPFYTGLKNILIYTAIVVPIQTFLAIVLAAFANQKIKGQQFFKVSYFLPATTSSVIVALIFVWLFMRNGFINYILTHFIPGFQPIDWLNNRNYLLLAIAMVAIWGTSGHFMVSFLAAMQAIPKEIYEAAMLDGAGPIKRFFYITIPMLKPMITYVVVMGLIGALQMFDLAWVMAGANGGPGGAGYTVALDIYNEAFTRIRPGVAAAKSWVLFAIIFTTTYIFQRKYGRAVR is encoded by the coding sequence ATGCATTTTTCTTTTTCCTCAATTTATGAGAAAACTAAGACAAAAGAACTGATAGCAGGATTGGCACTCGTTTCTGTAGCTGTTTTATTGAATATGGTTTTTGGATATTTTGCAATGGCATTTGCATTTTACCTAAGCTTCTTTAAGTGGGATTATATAGGAAGCATGAAATTCGTTGGCCTAAGTAATTACAAAATAGTCTTTGAGGACATAATAAGAGGAATTCATGGTGCCCCATACCTGCTATCTCCATTCTATACAGGTCTTAAAAACATCCTGATTTATACGGCAATTGTGGTTCCCATACAGACATTTCTAGCTATAGTACTGGCCGCATTTGCAAACCAAAAGATAAAAGGACAACAATTCTTTAAAGTCTCATATTTTCTTCCCGCAACAACATCCTCCGTTATTGTAGCCCTTATATTTGTCTGGTTGTTCATGAGGAATGGTTTTATTAATTATATCCTAACTCATTTCATTCCTGGATTTCAGCCTATAGATTGGTTAAATAATAGGAATTACCTACTTTTAGCAATAGCCATGGTTGCAATATGGGGGACTAGTGGACATTTTATGGTTTCATTCCTGGCTGCAATGCAAGCAATACCAAAAGAAATTTATGAAGCTGCAATGCTTGATGGCGCTGGGCCAATTAAGAGGTTCTTTTACATTACGATCCCAATGCTAAAACCAATGATAACATATGTTGTTGTAATGGGGCTTATAGGAGCTCTCCAAATGTTTGATTTAGCATGGGTTATGGCAGGAGCAAACGGTGGGCCAGGAGGGGCAGGATACACAGTAGCCTTGGACATATACAATGAAGCTTTTACAAGAATCAGACCAGGAGTTGCAGCAGCAAAGAGTTGGGTTCTTTTTGCTATAATCTTCACAACAACTTATATTTTCCAGAGAAAGTATGGGAGGGCCGTTAGATGA